The Aurantiacibacter arachoides genome window below encodes:
- a CDS encoding MATE family efflux transporter: MTPPLSRRAVFAQAWPIMLGQASVPLVGVVDTAVIGRTGDAAALAGVALGATVITLVFWSFGFLRMGMTGLTAQAEGTGERAEVEALLLRALGIGLALGALIWLLSAPIAQGALAVMSGSETVTGDANAYMGGRFYGAPAALAVFAVNGWLLGLGRTRAALVLQLAMNVANVALDLWFVWGLDLGAYGVGLGTALAEWFALATALGVVPHVAGANIVTIARRVPRALLLDRGRLARLFAVNRDIMIRTVALLILFAWFANAGARQGAAALAANHVLMQFVNVAAFILDAFAFTAEERVGAALGARDRARLLRAIRLTAEFALLSGVTFSALFLLAGSPVIELLTTDEEVRTIARTFLPFAALVPLIGMPSWMLDGIFIGATRGRALRNAAFIATLLYIALDLALRPFGNWGVWTALLASYLLRAGLLAVYLPRLLRDVEPPSPQGTQA, encoded by the coding sequence GTGACCCCTCCCCTCTCCCGCCGCGCCGTCTTCGCGCAAGCCTGGCCGATCATGCTGGGGCAGGCATCGGTGCCGCTGGTCGGTGTCGTGGACACTGCCGTGATCGGGCGGACCGGCGACGCTGCGGCATTGGCGGGTGTCGCGCTGGGGGCGACCGTCATCACCCTGGTGTTCTGGAGCTTCGGCTTCCTGCGCATGGGCATGACGGGGTTGACGGCTCAAGCCGAGGGCACTGGCGAGCGCGCCGAGGTGGAGGCGCTGCTGCTGCGCGCGCTCGGCATCGGGCTGGCGCTGGGCGCGCTGATCTGGTTGCTGAGCGCGCCGATCGCCCAGGGCGCCCTTGCCGTCATGTCCGGGTCCGAGACGGTGACGGGCGATGCGAACGCCTACATGGGCGGGCGCTTCTACGGCGCGCCGGCCGCGCTTGCCGTGTTCGCCGTGAACGGCTGGCTGTTAGGGCTCGGTCGCACGCGCGCTGCGCTGGTCCTGCAACTGGCGATGAACGTTGCCAACGTCGCGCTGGATCTGTGGTTCGTGTGGGGGCTCGATCTAGGCGCCTATGGCGTGGGGCTCGGCACGGCGCTGGCCGAGTGGTTCGCGCTTGCCACGGCGCTGGGGGTGGTGCCGCACGTGGCGGGCGCAAATATCGTGACCATCGCCCGCCGGGTGCCGCGCGCCCTGCTGCTCGATCGCGGCAGGCTGGCCCGCCTGTTCGCCGTCAACCGCGATATCATGATCCGCACTGTCGCACTGCTCATCCTGTTCGCCTGGTTCGCCAATGCCGGGGCGCGGCAGGGGGCGGCGGCGCTGGCGGCAAACCACGTGCTGATGCAATTCGTCAACGTCGCGGCCTTCATCCTAGATGCCTTTGCCTTTACCGCGGAGGAGCGCGTGGGCGCGGCGCTGGGCGCGCGTGACCGGGCACGGCTGCTGCGGGCGATCCGCCTCACCGCCGAATTTGCCTTGCTCAGCGGGGTGACGTTTTCCGCGCTCTTCCTGCTGGCTGGCAGCCCGGTCATCGAACTGCTGACGACGGACGAGGAAGTGCGCACCATCGCCCGCACCTTCCTGCCCTTTGCGGCGCTGGTCCCGCTGATCGGCATGCCAAGCTGGATGCTGGACGGCATCTTCATCGGCGCGACACGTGGCCGCGCCCTGCGCAATGCCGCATTCATCGCCACCTTGCTGTATATCGCGCTCGACCTGGCACTGCGACCCTTCGGAAACTGGGGTGTCTGGACCGCGCTGCTGGCCAGCTACCTGTTGCGCGCCGGGCTGCTGGCGGTTTATCTTCCGCGCCTGCTCCGCGACGTGGAGCCACCATCACCCCAAGGGACGCAAGCCTGA
- a CDS encoding cytochrome b/b6 domain-containing protein, translating to MSRKPSKRHALSTRIWHWLNAVCLVILFMSGLNISNAHPRLYWGHAGFAQGDEWLAVPRFPGWATIPDYYSLAGARDWHVVFALIFAFALLAFMVAALVNRHMQRDIFARAREWRPASILADIRQHLRLNFDHGAGKYNILQKISYSAVILLLLPLMILTGIVMSPGGEAALPFLTDLFGGRQTARSLHFLASWGLFAFFVVHVLLVLLSGPIGQLRAMITGGSSE from the coding sequence ATGAGCCGCAAACCAAGCAAACGCCACGCGCTGTCGACGCGCATCTGGCACTGGCTCAACGCGGTCTGCCTGGTGATCCTGTTCATGAGCGGGCTGAACATCTCCAACGCCCACCCGCGACTCTACTGGGGGCACGCCGGCTTCGCTCAGGGTGACGAGTGGCTGGCCGTGCCGCGCTTCCCCGGGTGGGCGACGATCCCCGATTACTACAGCCTTGCAGGCGCGCGCGACTGGCATGTCGTCTTCGCCCTGATCTTCGCCTTTGCGCTGCTGGCCTTCATGGTCGCGGCGCTGGTCAACCGCCACATGCAGCGCGATATCTTCGCCAGGGCGCGCGAATGGCGGCCGGCCAGCATCCTTGCCGATATCCGCCAGCACCTGCGGCTGAATTTCGATCACGGCGCGGGCAAGTACAACATACTGCAGAAGATCAGCTATTCGGCGGTGATCCTGCTGCTGCTGCCGCTGATGATCCTTACCGGCATCGTGATGAGCCCGGGCGGCGAGGCGGCGCTGCCTTTCCTAACCGACCTGTTTGGCGGGCGGCAGACGGCACGGTCGCTGCATTTCCTCGCATCCTGGGGCCTGTTCGCGTTTTTCGTGGTGCATGTTCTTCTGGTGCTGCTCTCTGGTCCGATCGGTCAACTGCGCGCGATGATTACCGGAGGGTCCAGCGAATGA
- a CDS encoding DUF1801 domain-containing protein, translating into MTFDDHLAAIDHAGKRAEAQTLDALFRRVSGQAPVMWEKIAGYGSYHYRYASGREGDSFRAGFATTRARHSLHLMGLYCDAAAAAASKALLARLGKHTSGASCVYVNKLADVDPGVLEELVQLSWDAMNRMYPSA; encoded by the coding sequence ATGACCTTCGACGATCACCTCGCCGCCATCGATCATGCAGGCAAGCGCGCCGAGGCGCAGACGCTGGATGCGCTGTTCCGCCGGGTGAGCGGGCAGGCACCCGTGATGTGGGAGAAGATCGCCGGATACGGCTCCTACCACTACCGGTATGCAAGTGGGCGCGAGGGCGATTCCTTTCGCGCCGGGTTCGCCACGACGAGGGCCAGGCACTCGCTGCACCTGATGGGGCTGTATTGCGATGCCGCGGCGGCCGCGGCGAGCAAGGCCCTGCTGGCGCGGCTGGGCAAGCACACTTCGGGTGCAAGCTGCGTCTATGTGAACAAGTTGGCCGACGTCGATCCTGGCGTGCTGGAAGAGCTGGTGCAACTCAGCTGGGACGCGATGAACCGCATGTATCCTTCCGCCTGA
- a CDS encoding SDR family oxidoreductase, with the protein MTRKSVLITGGAKRIGAVAARRFAGAGWHVVVHCQSSVDAAKKLVAELDHAEVVRCDLADPQAAMAMVRDLAGRLDDWRCLVNSAAVFDPDKVTGLDPATNARAMRINAAVPALLAQGFLALARSSAGRRVIQVTDQKLANLNPDFFSYTMSKAAADVAARMLAMHGHDDDRVYCLAPGAILPSHDQSAQEAERSHRMNLLARRTGPDEVAEAMLFLAEGPLATGQVLYVDSGQHLLDQRRDVIYLEREERPA; encoded by the coding sequence ATGACGCGCAAGAGTGTCTTGATAACCGGCGGTGCGAAACGCATCGGCGCGGTTGCCGCGCGCCGCTTCGCCGGTGCCGGCTGGCACGTCGTCGTGCACTGCCAGTCCTCTGTCGACGCCGCGAAGAAACTCGTTGCCGAACTGGACCATGCGGAGGTCGTGCGCTGCGATCTGGCCGATCCGCAGGCGGCAATGGCAATGGTGCGGGATCTGGCCGGTCGGCTGGACGACTGGCGCTGCCTGGTCAACTCGGCCGCCGTATTCGATCCGGACAAGGTCACCGGACTCGATCCGGCCACCAATGCGCGCGCGATGCGCATCAACGCCGCCGTGCCCGCCTTGCTGGCGCAGGGCTTTCTCGCGCTTGCCCGCAGCAGCGCCGGGCGACGGGTCATCCAGGTGACCGACCAGAAACTCGCCAACCTGAACCCCGATTTCTTCAGCTATACGATGAGCAAGGCCGCCGCCGACGTCGCCGCGCGGATGCTGGCGATGCACGGGCATGACGATGACCGCGTCTACTGCCTCGCCCCCGGCGCCATCCTGCCGAGCCACGACCAGAGCGCGCAGGAAGCGGAGCGATCGCATCGCATGAACCTGCTCGCCCGCCGCACCGGGCCCGACGAGGTTGCCGAGGCCATGCTGTTTCTGGCCGAGGGGCCGCTTGCCACCGGGCAGGTGCTCTACGTCGATTCCGGCCAGCACTTGCTCGACCAGCGGCGCGACGTCATCTATCTCGAGCGCGAGGAGAGACCCGCATGA
- a CDS encoding MOSC domain-containing protein yields the protein MIVSAICVGDGAMLPTGQLSAIAKRAVEGPVIIGHAGVVGDTQVDRRHHGYPAMAVHLYPAENYEWLQQQFGPLAPLAAPGGMGENLHSFGIDEDAVCIGDRFRLGTAVIEASQPRQPCATIERHLSTRGVIKAIVASGRCGMFFRVLEDGVSEAGDRLELLERGSTDWSVRRAFRHVYGDGRTDKAAIAALVALPRVSDRLVRDASKRLR from the coding sequence GTGATCGTTTCTGCCATTTGCGTCGGCGATGGCGCCATGCTCCCCACCGGACAGCTGTCGGCAATCGCCAAACGGGCCGTCGAAGGGCCAGTCATCATCGGTCATGCCGGGGTGGTCGGCGATACCCAGGTCGACCGCCGCCACCATGGCTATCCGGCCATGGCCGTGCATCTCTACCCGGCGGAAAATTACGAGTGGCTGCAGCAGCAATTCGGTCCGCTCGCGCCACTGGCCGCGCCGGGCGGCATGGGCGAGAACCTGCACTCCTTTGGCATCGACGAGGACGCCGTATGCATCGGCGACCGCTTTCGCCTTGGCACGGCAGTGATCGAAGCCAGCCAGCCGCGCCAGCCCTGCGCCACCATCGAACGCCATCTTTCGACCCGCGGGGTGATCAAGGCGATCGTTGCGAGCGGGCGTTGCGGAATGTTCTTCCGCGTACTGGAAGACGGCGTGAGCGAGGCGGGCGATCGACTGGAATTGCTGGAGCGCGGTTCCACGGACTGGTCCGTCCGGCGGGCGTTCCGCCATGTCTATGGCGACGGTCGGACGGACAAGGCTGCGATAGCCGCGCTCGTCGCCCTGCCCCGCGTGTCCGATCGACTGGTGCGGGACGCGAGCAAGCGCCTGCGCTGA
- a CDS encoding NAD(+) synthase, which produces MSKSAHPFFDMHTHGFVRVATSTPRVRTADVQYNAQGILEQARAAHDRHVDLLLYPELSLSSYAIDDLHLQTALLERVEHEIETIRAASEQLTPVLVIGAPLRRNGRIYNCALAIARGEILGVVPKSYLPNYREFYEKRYFARGNTCQDLWIGVNGLDVPFGTDLLFAAENLPGFTFGIEICEDFWAAIPPGTLAALAGATIVLNLSASNIVIGKSDERHMLCRASSARGVCAYVYSASGYGESTTDLSWDGQGMVYELGDLLVESVRFEREPELSIVDIDTRRILSDRMRMGTFNDAAEDAGRPEDSYRTIGFDHQYHKGDIGLVRPIRRFPFVPNRQDKLDEDCFEAFNIQVDALTRRFEATSGNSMVIGISGGLDSTHALIVAAKACDTLGLPRSTIRAYTMPGFGTSDRTKANAWKLMEAFGVTAEEIDIRPAARQMLGDMQHPFAHGEPVHDVTFENVQAGLRTDYLFRLAGHHNGFVIGTGDLSELALGWCTYGVGDQMSHYAVNAGVPKTLIQYLIRWATRTDQFDPAVDAALEDVLGTEISPELVPAAADGSIQSTESIIGPYELNDFFLHHVIRWGQSPSHVAFLAWHAWRDVDAGLWPHAFPEDAKNAYDLATIRRWLDNFVRRFFAFSQFKRSALPNGPKVSAGGALSPRGDWRAPSDAVADVWLADLRDKVPPND; this is translated from the coding sequence ATGAGCAAGAGTGCCCATCCCTTCTTCGATATGCACACGCACGGCTTTGTCCGCGTCGCCACCAGCACGCCGCGGGTGCGCACGGCCGATGTCCAATACAACGCACAAGGCATTCTCGAACAGGCGCGGGCTGCCCATGACCGGCACGTCGACCTGCTCCTCTATCCCGAGCTGTCACTGTCATCCTACGCCATCGACGACCTGCATCTGCAAACCGCGCTGCTGGAACGGGTGGAGCACGAGATCGAAACGATCCGTGCAGCAAGCGAGCAACTTACGCCGGTCCTGGTGATCGGCGCGCCGCTGCGGCGAAACGGGCGGATCTACAACTGCGCGCTGGCGATCGCCCGGGGCGAGATCCTGGGCGTGGTGCCCAAAAGCTATCTGCCCAACTACCGCGAGTTCTACGAAAAGCGGTATTTCGCGCGCGGTAATACCTGTCAGGATCTGTGGATAGGCGTCAACGGATTGGATGTGCCATTCGGCACCGATCTGCTGTTCGCCGCCGAGAACCTTCCCGGCTTCACCTTTGGCATCGAGATCTGCGAGGATTTCTGGGCGGCCATTCCCCCCGGCACCCTGGCCGCCCTGGCGGGCGCGACCATCGTTCTCAACCTGTCGGCATCGAACATCGTGATCGGCAAGTCGGACGAGCGACACATGCTGTGCCGGGCAAGTTCTGCCCGCGGGGTCTGTGCCTATGTCTACTCCGCCAGCGGATACGGAGAGAGCACCACCGACCTGTCGTGGGACGGCCAGGGCATGGTTTACGAACTGGGCGACCTGCTAGTCGAGAGCGTACGGTTCGAACGCGAGCCGGAGTTGAGTATCGTCGACATCGACACGCGCCGCATCCTGAGCGACCGGATGCGTATGGGCACTTTCAACGATGCCGCCGAGGATGCCGGCCGGCCCGAAGACAGTTATCGCACCATTGGTTTCGATCACCAGTACCACAAGGGCGATATTGGCCTCGTCCGGCCCATCCGTCGCTTCCCCTTCGTCCCCAACCGTCAAGACAAGCTGGACGAGGATTGCTTCGAGGCCTTCAACATCCAGGTCGATGCCCTCACCCGGCGGTTCGAGGCAACGAGCGGCAACAGCATGGTCATCGGGATTTCCGGCGGGCTCGATTCCACACACGCGCTGATCGTGGCGGCCAAGGCCTGCGACACGCTGGGCCTGCCGCGCTCCACCATTCGCGCCTATACCATGCCGGGGTTCGGCACGTCCGATCGCACGAAGGCCAATGCCTGGAAGCTGATGGAGGCGTTCGGCGTCACGGCGGAGGAAATCGACATCCGCCCCGCCGCGCGGCAGATGCTGGGCGACATGCAACACCCGTTCGCCCACGGCGAGCCCGTTCACGACGTGACATTCGAGAACGTGCAGGCGGGCCTGCGCACCGATTACCTGTTTCGCCTTGCGGGCCACCACAACGGCTTCGTGATCGGCACCGGCGACCTGTCGGAACTGGCGCTGGGCTGGTGCACCTACGGCGTCGGCGATCAGATGAGCCATTACGCGGTCAACGCCGGCGTTCCCAAGACGTTGATCCAGTACCTGATCCGCTGGGCCACCCGCACCGACCAGTTCGATCCTGCCGTGGACGCTGCGCTGGAAGACGTGCTCGGCACCGAAATCAGCCCCGAACTGGTGCCTGCCGCTGCCGACGGATCGATCCAGTCGACTGAAAGCATCATCGGGCCTTACGAGCTCAACGATTTCTTCCTGCATCACGTGATCCGCTGGGGCCAGTCACCCAGCCATGTCGCCTTTCTGGCCTGGCACGCCTGGCGCGATGTCGATGCAGGCCTGTGGCCGCACGCCTTTCCGGAGGATGCCAAAAACGCCTACGACCTTGCGACCATCCGCAGGTGGCTGGATAATTTCGTGCGCCGCTTCTTCGCCTTCAGCCAGTTCAAGCGCAGCGCGCTTCCCAACGGACCGAAGGTCAGCGCAGGCGGCGCGCTCAGCCCCCGCGGTGACTGGCGTGCGCCCAGCGATGCGGTAGCCGATGTCTGGCTGGCGGACTTGCGGGACAAGGTGCCGCCGAACGATTAG
- a CDS encoding molybdopterin-dependent oxidoreductase, with the protein MKRRNFLVAGAAAFLAGCSKIGKTDAFAAVVDTAESWHRGLHRALGFGRIQMAPEFARSQISPFFRGNGTQQVDSDAYRASAASGFADWRLVVNGLVTRPLALSMDAIRALPQRTQITRHDCVEGWSAIGQWTGPQLSALLEMARPIDAARYIVFHCADTLGGAPYYESCDMDDAFHPQTIVAHLLNGGPLPERNGAPLRLRIERQLGYKHAKYLTRIEAVASLDEFYGGHGGYWEDRGYQWYAGI; encoded by the coding sequence ATGAAGCGGCGCAATTTCCTGGTTGCCGGGGCCGCGGCATTTCTCGCCGGCTGTTCCAAGATCGGCAAGACGGACGCTTTTGCCGCAGTGGTCGACACGGCGGAAAGCTGGCACCGCGGCCTCCACCGCGCACTGGGGTTCGGGCGCATCCAGATGGCGCCCGAGTTTGCCCGCAGCCAGATCAGCCCCTTCTTTCGCGGCAACGGCACGCAGCAGGTCGACAGCGACGCCTACCGCGCATCGGCGGCAAGCGGGTTTGCCGACTGGCGGCTGGTGGTCAACGGATTGGTCACCCGGCCGCTCGCCCTGTCGATGGACGCCATCCGCGCCCTCCCCCAGCGCACGCAGATCACCCGCCACGATTGCGTGGAAGGGTGGAGCGCGATCGGCCAGTGGACCGGACCACAGCTCTCTGCGCTGCTCGAGATGGCCCGCCCCATCGACGCGGCGCGCTATATCGTGTTCCATTGCGCGGATACGCTAGGCGGCGCGCCCTATTACGAAAGCTGCGACATGGACGATGCCTTCCATCCGCAGACCATCGTCGCCCATCTGCTGAACGGCGGGCCGCTGCCCGAACGCAACGGCGCGCCCCTGCGGTTGCGGATCGAACGGCAGCTTGGCTACAAGCACGCCAAGTACCTCACCCGCATCGAGGCGGTCGCATCGCTCGACGAATTCTACGGCGGGCACGGCGGCTACTGGGAGGATCGCGGCTACCAGTGGTATGCCGGCATCTGA
- a CDS encoding glycine zipper 2TM domain-containing protein translates to MKKTLLALAAATTLAIPAAPALAQGGPPPWAPAHGHRAHNAGYDSYGYGDQRRDRRDQRRYNNQYDQYGRYAEPRRVSSRDQVWQGDDGRYYCRRENGTTGLIIGAAGGALVGRMIDTRGDRTVGTLLGAALGGVLGREIDRGSARCR, encoded by the coding sequence ATGAAAAAGACCCTGCTTGCACTCGCCGCGGCCACCACGCTGGCCATCCCCGCCGCGCCCGCCTTGGCACAGGGCGGCCCGCCGCCTTGGGCGCCCGCGCACGGCCACCGCGCCCACAATGCCGGCTACGACAGCTATGGTTATGGCGACCAGCGCCGCGATCGCCGCGACCAGCGTCGCTACAACAACCAGTACGACCAGTACGGTCGTTACGCCGAACCGCGCCGCGTCAGCAGCCGCGACCAGGTGTGGCAGGGTGATGACGGTCGCTACTACTGCCGCCGTGAGAACGGGACCACTGGCCTGATCATCGGCGCCGCCGGCGGCGCGCTTGTCGGCCGCATGATCGACACCCGCGGCGACCGCACGGTCGGCACGCTCCTCGGCGCCGCTCTTGGCGGTGTGCTGGGTCGCGAGATCGACCGCGGAAGCGCCCGCTGCCGTTAA
- a CDS encoding CinA family protein — protein MSVETLAAALPEELQRKAERVLALACESERPLATAESCTGGLLAALLTDIPGCSHIFERGFVSYSDDAKCDLLGIARDQIDRCGAVSRPVAIAMAQGALDRSRASIALSITGFAGPPGKDDEGEEGLVHFALASKEGKTQAREERFGAIGRQDIRIEALRVALDMIEDALT, from the coding sequence ATGTCCGTCGAAACGCTCGCCGCCGCGCTGCCAGAGGAATTGCAACGCAAGGCCGAACGCGTGCTCGCCCTCGCTTGTGAAAGCGAACGTCCGCTGGCGACCGCCGAAAGTTGCACCGGGGGCCTTCTGGCTGCCCTGCTGACAGACATTCCCGGTTGCAGCCACATCTTCGAGCGCGGCTTCGTATCCTATTCCGACGATGCCAAGTGCGACCTGCTGGGCATCGCGCGCGACCAGATCGACCGGTGCGGCGCGGTCAGCCGCCCCGTCGCCATCGCCATGGCGCAAGGTGCGCTTGACCGGTCACGCGCCAGCATCGCCCTTTCGATAACCGGCTTTGCCGGGCCTCCCGGCAAGGACGATGAGGGGGAAGAGGGCCTTGTGCATTTCGCTCTGGCCAGCAAGGAGGGCAAAACGCAGGCGCGGGAAGAGCGCTTCGGGGCGATAGGTCGGCAGGACATTCGCATCGAGGCACTACGGGTGGCGCTGGACATGATCGAGGACGCCCTGACATGA
- a CDS encoding PQQ-dependent sugar dehydrogenase — MNRLAITLVLAAAGLPPLAASAQDAPAPPAAAPPPAAPPAAAPMFQGTALAQGPWDSTTTLAPIRAEVLTRQLERPWGMAMLPEGGLLVTERVGRLRLIDADGHLDPEPIAGLPEIYAFGIAGLNGIALHPDFAENRLIYLAYSKQHPEIAGVSTLAVMRARWEAGSHALTGVEDIFIAGPWYGEMPLPDRCCGQGPAFGSYGGRLLFDADGYLFVTSGDRNWGEMVQRTDNHFGKVMRLNDDGSVPPGNPWVGREGAVPEAWSTGHRNPLGLAINPFTGELWSSEFGPRGGDEVNRILRGGNYGWMQVTQGQHYNDEPAGGVRGVDGFIDPVLAFGPPSLNPGNLAFYDGAMFPEWMGDLFLASFTQGLMRYDSDAVGQPVGEPEALLRDLGQRWRDVQVGPDGALYLLTDDAQGALVRIVRRD, encoded by the coding sequence ATGAACCGACTGGCGATTACGCTCGTGCTGGCTGCGGCCGGGCTGCCGCCCCTCGCGGCCAGCGCGCAGGATGCGCCCGCGCCGCCCGCTGCCGCACCCCCTCCTGCGGCACCCCCCGCCGCGGCGCCAATGTTCCAGGGGACTGCGCTGGCGCAGGGACCGTGGGACAGCACGACCACGCTCGCCCCGATCCGCGCCGAGGTGCTGACCCGCCAGCTCGAGCGGCCATGGGGCATGGCCATGCTTCCCGAAGGCGGCCTGCTGGTGACCGAGCGCGTGGGTCGCCTGCGATTGATCGATGCGGACGGGCACCTGGATCCCGAACCGATTGCGGGTCTGCCCGAAATTTACGCATTCGGCATTGCCGGTCTCAACGGTATCGCGCTGCATCCCGATTTTGCCGAGAACCGCCTGATCTATCTCGCCTATTCCAAGCAACATCCCGAGATCGCCGGCGTGTCGACGCTGGCGGTGATGCGCGCGCGGTGGGAGGCGGGATCGCACGCGCTGACCGGGGTGGAGGACATCTTCATCGCCGGACCCTGGTACGGCGAGATGCCGCTGCCCGATCGTTGCTGCGGCCAGGGCCCGGCCTTTGGCAGCTACGGCGGGCGGTTGCTGTTCGATGCCGACGGCTATCTCTTCGTCACCAGCGGCGACCGCAACTGGGGCGAGATGGTGCAGCGCACGGACAACCATTTCGGCAAGGTCATGCGACTGAACGACGATGGCAGCGTGCCGCCCGGCAATCCCTGGGTCGGACGCGAGGGCGCCGTGCCGGAAGCATGGTCGACCGGCCATCGCAATCCGCTGGGCCTTGCCATCAATCCCTTCACCGGCGAGCTGTGGAGCAGTGAATTCGGCCCGCGCGGCGGCGACGAGGTCAACCGCATCCTGCGCGGCGGCAATTACGGCTGGATGCAGGTGACGCAGGGCCAGCACTACAACGACGAGCCGGCGGGCGGCGTGCGCGGCGTGGACGGGTTCATCGATCCCGTACTGGCCTTCGGACCGCCGAGCCTGAACCCCGGCAACCTTGCATTCTACGATGGTGCGATGTTCCCGGAATGGATGGGCGACCTGTTTCTCGCCAGCTTCACCCAGGGATTGATGCGCTACGACTCCGATGCCGTTGGCCAGCCCGTGGGCGAGCCGGAGGCCTTGTTGCGCGATCTGGGGCAGCGTTGGCGCGACGTGCAGGTGGGGCCGGACGGTGCGCTCTACCTGCTCACCGATGATGCGCAGGGCGCGCTGGTGAGAATCGTTCGGCGGGACTAA
- a CDS encoding SAM-dependent methyltransferase: MWLLDKLLHKVIRAGRLVVTDHDGKVYHYGSGGSAAGYDAPINLRLTHPKASGHIARYPQLGTAEAFMWGWLEIDEPHDLRDLILFFTAQSKALGDKAIQPQGTFKRLAQKAVAKADSVNLRGKARKNAEHTYNLTRRLYELFLDEDRQYTMAYYRDPSNSLEKAQLDKKAHIAAKLNITPENGPKMRVLDIGCGWGGLALYLNRTYGCEVLGVALAPDQIAFCKERAAEAGVSDKVRFALMDYRDVTGQFDRITSVGLLEHVGTPHYPHFFEHTARLLKNDGVMFSHCCGRAGPPGFTDAFTRKYIFPGGYIPALSELVTVSEQYGWQVMDFEAMRFHYSHTLEEWYRRTVMHRQEIVAMYDEEFYRMWLFYLAGAEQSFRNGSLVNHQLLYVKDRTALPMTRDFMYEESERLRGLEEPPRWHLDPALKQAAE, translated from the coding sequence ATGTGGCTGCTCGACAAACTGTTGCACAAGGTCATCCGTGCGGGCCGGCTCGTCGTGACCGACCATGACGGCAAGGTCTACCACTACGGTTCGGGTGGCAGTGCTGCGGGTTATGACGCACCGATAAACTTGCGGCTGACCCACCCCAAGGCGTCGGGCCACATCGCCCGCTATCCCCAACTCGGCACGGCCGAGGCGTTCATGTGGGGCTGGCTGGAGATCGATGAGCCGCATGATCTGCGCGACCTCATCCTGTTCTTCACGGCGCAGTCCAAGGCGCTGGGCGACAAGGCGATCCAGCCGCAGGGCACCTTCAAGCGGCTGGCGCAAAAGGCCGTGGCCAAGGCAGACAGCGTGAACCTGCGGGGCAAGGCGCGCAAGAATGCAGAGCACACCTACAACCTGACCCGCCGCCTGTACGAGCTGTTCCTCGACGAGGATCGCCAGTACACCATGGCCTACTACCGCGACCCGTCGAACAGCCTCGAAAAGGCCCAGCTCGACAAGAAGGCGCACATCGCCGCCAAGCTCAACATCACGCCGGAAAACGGCCCGAAAATGCGCGTGCTCGACATCGGGTGCGGCTGGGGTGGACTGGCCCTGTACCTCAATCGCACCTACGGTTGCGAAGTGCTGGGCGTGGCCCTGGCGCCCGACCAGATCGCCTTTTGCAAGGAACGCGCGGCCGAGGCGGGTGTCTCCGACAAGGTCAGGTTCGCGCTGATGGACTATCGCGACGTGACCGGCCAGTTCGACCGCATTACCAGCGTCGGCCTGCTGGAACACGTGGGCACCCCGCACTACCCGCATTTCTTCGAGCACACCGCGCGCCTGCTGAAGAACGATGGCGTGATGTTCAGCCATTGCTGCGGGCGGGCGGGCCCTCCGGGCTTCACCGATGCCTTTACCCGCAAGTACATCTTCCCCGGCGGCTACATCCCCGCCCTGTCCGAACTCGTCACCGTCAGCGAGCAGTACGGCTGGCAAGTCATGGATTTCGAGGCCATGCGCTTCCATTACAGCCACACCCTGGAAGAATGGTACAGGCGCACCGTCATGCACAGGCAAGAGATCGTCGCCATGTACGACGAGGAATTCTACCGCATGTGGCTGTTCTACCTGGCTGGCGCGGAACAGAGCTTCCGCAACGGCAGTCTCGTCAACCACCAGCTCCTCTACGTGAAGGATCGCACTGCCCTGCCGATGACGCGCGACTTCATGTACGAGGAAAGCGAACGCCTGCGCGGACTGGAGGAACCGCCGCGCTGGCACCTCGACCCGGCGCTGAAACAGGCGGCGGAATAG